A genomic window from Bombus pyrosoma isolate SC7728 linkage group LG8, ASM1482585v1, whole genome shotgun sequence includes:
- the LOC122570224 gene encoding C-terminal-binding protein isoform X4 → MDKRKMMPKRPRMDSLRGPIANGPIQTRPLVALLDGRDCSIEMPILKDVATVAFCDAQSTSEIHEKVLNEAVGALMWHTIILTKEDLEKFKTLRIIVRIGSGVDNIDVKAAGELGIAVCNVPGYGVEEVADTTLCLILNLYRRTYWLANMVREGKKFTGPEQVREAATGCARIRGDTLGIVGLGRIGSAVALRAKAFGFTVIFYDPYLPDGIEKSLGLNRVYTLQDLLFQSDCVSLHCTLNEHNHHLINEFTIKQMRPGAFLVNTARGGLVDDDALAAALKQGRIRAAALDVHENEPYNVFQGQSSQCPLKDAPNLLCTPHAAFYSDASCTELREMAASEIRRAIVGRIPDCLRNCVNKEYFLSSTGNRFSSRC, encoded by the exons ATGGACAAACGGAAGATGATGCCCAAACGCCCTCGAATGGATAGCCTGAGGGGTCCTATTGCAAATGGACCCATTCAGACACGACCATTAGTGGCTTTGTTAGATGGTCGAGACTGTTCTATTGAAATGCCGATTCTCAAAGATGTTGCAACAGTAGCCTTCTGCGATGCACAGTCGACATCAGAAATTCATGAAAAG GTATTAAATGAGGCAGTAGGTGCACTAATGTGGCACACTATAATTCTGACAAAGGAAGatctcgaaaaattcaaaacatTACGAATCATTGTAAGAATTGGATCTGGAGTAGATAATATAGATGTCAAAGCAGCAGGGGAACTTGGCATCGCTGTGTGCAATGTGCCTGGATATGGTGTTGAAGAAGTAGCTGACACTACTCTCTGTcttattctaaatttatatcGGCGTACATATTGGTTGGCAAACATGGTAcgcgaaggaaagaaattcacAGGTCCAGAACAG GTCAGGGAAGCTGCAACAGGATGTGCAAGGATACGGGGTGACACACTTGGTATAGTTGGATTAGGCAGGATTGGTTCTGCAGTTGCCCTGCGTGCCAAAGCCTTCGGTTTCACCGTCATTTTTTATGATCCCTATCTACCAGACGGAATTGAAAAATCTCTTGGTCTTAACAGGGTCTACACATTACAG GATTTGCTATTCCAGTCAGACTGTGTATCCTTGCATTGTACCTTGAACGAGCACAATCATCAtcttattaatgaatttaccATCAAACAG ATGAGACCTGGCGCCTTCTTAGTCAATACAGCAAGGGGTGGTCTGGTTGATGATGACGCTTTGGCCGCAGCGTTGAAACAAGGCAGAATTCGTGCAGCAGCACTCGATGTACACGAAAATGAGCCATACAATGTTTTTCAGGGTCAGTCATCGCAGT GTCCTTTGAAAGACGCACCCAATCTATTGTGTACACCACATGCAGCGTTCTACAGCGATGCAAGCTGCACCGAACTGCGTGAGATGGCAGCCAGTGAAATACGAAGAGCTATCGTTGGTCGCATACCCGACTGCTTGCGAAACTGTGTGAACAAGGAATACTTCCTTTCCTCGACCGG AAACAGATTTTCAAGCAGATGTTAA
- the LOC122570224 gene encoding C-terminal-binding protein isoform X1, which translates to MDKRKMMPKRPRMDSLRGPIANGPIQTRPLVALLDGRDCSIEMPILKDVATVAFCDAQSTSEIHEKVLNEAVGALMWHTIILTKEDLEKFKTLRIIVRIGSGVDNIDVKAAGELGIAVCNVPGYGVEEVADTTLCLILNLYRRTYWLANMVREGKKFTGPEQVREAATGCARIRGDTLGIVGLGRIGSAVALRAKAFGFTVIFYDPYLPDGIEKSLGLNRVYTLQDLLFQSDCVSLHCTLNEHNHHLINEFTIKQMRPGAFLVNTARGGLVDDDALAAALKQGRIRAAALDVHENEPYNVFQGQSSQCPLKDAPNLLCTPHAAFYSDASCTELREMAASEIRRAIVGRIPDCLRNCVNKEYFLSSTGSYPEGINGGYYSGGLPVQQAHSTTPHDSAPPPPGGHSVVGGGGGGGGGGPNSSAGGAGAGGPTGPTGPTVGGGGAGGPTSAPPTAGLTGIPHSIVSEPDPRPSPPAPSPR; encoded by the exons ATGGACAAACGGAAGATGATGCCCAAACGCCCTCGAATGGATAGCCTGAGGGGTCCTATTGCAAATGGACCCATTCAGACACGACCATTAGTGGCTTTGTTAGATGGTCGAGACTGTTCTATTGAAATGCCGATTCTCAAAGATGTTGCAACAGTAGCCTTCTGCGATGCACAGTCGACATCAGAAATTCATGAAAAG GTATTAAATGAGGCAGTAGGTGCACTAATGTGGCACACTATAATTCTGACAAAGGAAGatctcgaaaaattcaaaacatTACGAATCATTGTAAGAATTGGATCTGGAGTAGATAATATAGATGTCAAAGCAGCAGGGGAACTTGGCATCGCTGTGTGCAATGTGCCTGGATATGGTGTTGAAGAAGTAGCTGACACTACTCTCTGTcttattctaaatttatatcGGCGTACATATTGGTTGGCAAACATGGTAcgcgaaggaaagaaattcacAGGTCCAGAACAG GTCAGGGAAGCTGCAACAGGATGTGCAAGGATACGGGGTGACACACTTGGTATAGTTGGATTAGGCAGGATTGGTTCTGCAGTTGCCCTGCGTGCCAAAGCCTTCGGTTTCACCGTCATTTTTTATGATCCCTATCTACCAGACGGAATTGAAAAATCTCTTGGTCTTAACAGGGTCTACACATTACAG GATTTGCTATTCCAGTCAGACTGTGTATCCTTGCATTGTACCTTGAACGAGCACAATCATCAtcttattaatgaatttaccATCAAACAG ATGAGACCTGGCGCCTTCTTAGTCAATACAGCAAGGGGTGGTCTGGTTGATGATGACGCTTTGGCCGCAGCGTTGAAACAAGGCAGAATTCGTGCAGCAGCACTCGATGTACACGAAAATGAGCCATACAATGTTTTTCAGGGTCAGTCATCGCAGT GTCCTTTGAAAGACGCACCCAATCTATTGTGTACACCACATGCAGCGTTCTACAGCGATGCAAGCTGCACCGAACTGCGTGAGATGGCAGCCAGTGAAATACGAAGAGCTATCGTTGGTCGCATACCCGACTGCTTGCGAAACTGTGTGAACAAGGAATACTTCCTTTCCTCGACCGG CAGCTACCCTGAGGGGATCAACGGCGGATACTATTCCGGGGGGCTGCCCGTTCAACAGGCGCATTCAACGACTCCTCACGATTCTGCACCCCCACCTCCTGGTGGGCATTCCGTCGTCggcggcggtggtggtggGGGTGGTGGCGGACCGAACTCCTCTGCAGGCGGTGCAGGCGCCGGGGGTCCTACAGGCCCCACGGGTCCAACGGTAGGCGGCGGTGGGGCTGGAGGCCCTACTTCAGCTCCTCCTACTGCTGGATTAACCGGTATACCACACAGCATAGTGAGCGAGCCTGACCCCCGGCCAAGCCCACCTGCACCGAGCCCTCGTTGA
- the LOC122570224 gene encoding C-terminal-binding protein isoform X3, with amino-acid sequence MDKRKMMPKRPRMDSLRGPIANGPIQTRPLVALLDGRDCSIEMPILKDVATVAFCDAQSTSEIHEKVLNEAVGALMWHTIILTKEDLEKFKTLRIIVRIGSGVDNIDVKAAGELGIAVCNVPGYGVEEVADTTLCLILNLYRRTYWLANMVREGKKFTGPEQVREAATGCARIRGDTLGIVGLGRIGSAVALRAKAFGFTVIFYDPYLPDGIEKSLGLNRVYTLQDLLFQSDCVSLHCTLNEHNHHLINEFTIKQMRPGAFLVNTARGGLVDDDALAAALKQGRIRAAALDVHENEPYNVFQGPLKDAPNLLCTPHAAFYSDASCTELREMAASEIRRAIVGRIPDCLRNCVNKEYFLSSTGSYPEGINGGYYSGGLPVQQAHSTTPHDSAPPPPGGHSVVGGGGGGGGGGPNSSAGGAGAGGPTGPTGPTVGGGGAGGPTSAPPTAGLTGIPHSIVSEPDPRPSPPAPSPR; translated from the exons ATGGACAAACGGAAGATGATGCCCAAACGCCCTCGAATGGATAGCCTGAGGGGTCCTATTGCAAATGGACCCATTCAGACACGACCATTAGTGGCTTTGTTAGATGGTCGAGACTGTTCTATTGAAATGCCGATTCTCAAAGATGTTGCAACAGTAGCCTTCTGCGATGCACAGTCGACATCAGAAATTCATGAAAAG GTATTAAATGAGGCAGTAGGTGCACTAATGTGGCACACTATAATTCTGACAAAGGAAGatctcgaaaaattcaaaacatTACGAATCATTGTAAGAATTGGATCTGGAGTAGATAATATAGATGTCAAAGCAGCAGGGGAACTTGGCATCGCTGTGTGCAATGTGCCTGGATATGGTGTTGAAGAAGTAGCTGACACTACTCTCTGTcttattctaaatttatatcGGCGTACATATTGGTTGGCAAACATGGTAcgcgaaggaaagaaattcacAGGTCCAGAACAG GTCAGGGAAGCTGCAACAGGATGTGCAAGGATACGGGGTGACACACTTGGTATAGTTGGATTAGGCAGGATTGGTTCTGCAGTTGCCCTGCGTGCCAAAGCCTTCGGTTTCACCGTCATTTTTTATGATCCCTATCTACCAGACGGAATTGAAAAATCTCTTGGTCTTAACAGGGTCTACACATTACAG GATTTGCTATTCCAGTCAGACTGTGTATCCTTGCATTGTACCTTGAACGAGCACAATCATCAtcttattaatgaatttaccATCAAACAG ATGAGACCTGGCGCCTTCTTAGTCAATACAGCAAGGGGTGGTCTGGTTGATGATGACGCTTTGGCCGCAGCGTTGAAACAAGGCAGAATTCGTGCAGCAGCACTCGATGTACACGAAAATGAGCCATACAATGTTTTTCAGG GTCCTTTGAAAGACGCACCCAATCTATTGTGTACACCACATGCAGCGTTCTACAGCGATGCAAGCTGCACCGAACTGCGTGAGATGGCAGCCAGTGAAATACGAAGAGCTATCGTTGGTCGCATACCCGACTGCTTGCGAAACTGTGTGAACAAGGAATACTTCCTTTCCTCGACCGG CAGCTACCCTGAGGGGATCAACGGCGGATACTATTCCGGGGGGCTGCCCGTTCAACAGGCGCATTCAACGACTCCTCACGATTCTGCACCCCCACCTCCTGGTGGGCATTCCGTCGTCggcggcggtggtggtggGGGTGGTGGCGGACCGAACTCCTCTGCAGGCGGTGCAGGCGCCGGGGGTCCTACAGGCCCCACGGGTCCAACGGTAGGCGGCGGTGGGGCTGGAGGCCCTACTTCAGCTCCTCCTACTGCTGGATTAACCGGTATACCACACAGCATAGTGAGCGAGCCTGACCCCCGGCCAAGCCCACCTGCACCGAGCCCTCGTTGA
- the LOC122570224 gene encoding C-terminal-binding protein isoform X2 codes for MDKRKMMPKRPRMDSLRGPIANGPIQTRPLVALLDGRDCSIEMPILKDVATVAFCDAQSTSEIHEKVLNEAVGALMWHTIILTKEDLEKFKTLRIIVRIGSGVDNIDVKAAGELGIAVCNVPGYGVEEVADTTLCLILNLYRRTYWLANMVREGKKFTGPEQVREAATGCARIRGDTLGIVGLGRIGSAVALRAKAFGFTVIFYDPYLPDGIEKSLGLNRVYTLQDLLFQSDCVSLHCTLNEHNHHLINEFTIKQMRPGAFLVNTARGGLVDDDALAAALKQGRIRAAALDVHENEPYNVFQGQSSQCPLKDAPNLLCTPHAAFYSDASCTELREMAASEIRRAIVGRIPDCLRNCVNKEYFLSSTGYPEGINGGYYSGGLPVQQAHSTTPHDSAPPPPGGHSVVGGGGGGGGGGPNSSAGGAGAGGPTGPTGPTVGGGGAGGPTSAPPTAGLTGIPHSIVSEPDPRPSPPAPSPR; via the exons ATGGACAAACGGAAGATGATGCCCAAACGCCCTCGAATGGATAGCCTGAGGGGTCCTATTGCAAATGGACCCATTCAGACACGACCATTAGTGGCTTTGTTAGATGGTCGAGACTGTTCTATTGAAATGCCGATTCTCAAAGATGTTGCAACAGTAGCCTTCTGCGATGCACAGTCGACATCAGAAATTCATGAAAAG GTATTAAATGAGGCAGTAGGTGCACTAATGTGGCACACTATAATTCTGACAAAGGAAGatctcgaaaaattcaaaacatTACGAATCATTGTAAGAATTGGATCTGGAGTAGATAATATAGATGTCAAAGCAGCAGGGGAACTTGGCATCGCTGTGTGCAATGTGCCTGGATATGGTGTTGAAGAAGTAGCTGACACTACTCTCTGTcttattctaaatttatatcGGCGTACATATTGGTTGGCAAACATGGTAcgcgaaggaaagaaattcacAGGTCCAGAACAG GTCAGGGAAGCTGCAACAGGATGTGCAAGGATACGGGGTGACACACTTGGTATAGTTGGATTAGGCAGGATTGGTTCTGCAGTTGCCCTGCGTGCCAAAGCCTTCGGTTTCACCGTCATTTTTTATGATCCCTATCTACCAGACGGAATTGAAAAATCTCTTGGTCTTAACAGGGTCTACACATTACAG GATTTGCTATTCCAGTCAGACTGTGTATCCTTGCATTGTACCTTGAACGAGCACAATCATCAtcttattaatgaatttaccATCAAACAG ATGAGACCTGGCGCCTTCTTAGTCAATACAGCAAGGGGTGGTCTGGTTGATGATGACGCTTTGGCCGCAGCGTTGAAACAAGGCAGAATTCGTGCAGCAGCACTCGATGTACACGAAAATGAGCCATACAATGTTTTTCAGGGTCAGTCATCGCAGT GTCCTTTGAAAGACGCACCCAATCTATTGTGTACACCACATGCAGCGTTCTACAGCGATGCAAGCTGCACCGAACTGCGTGAGATGGCAGCCAGTGAAATACGAAGAGCTATCGTTGGTCGCATACCCGACTGCTTGCGAAACTGTGTGAACAAGGAATACTTCCTTTCCTCGACCGG CTACCCTGAGGGGATCAACGGCGGATACTATTCCGGGGGGCTGCCCGTTCAACAGGCGCATTCAACGACTCCTCACGATTCTGCACCCCCACCTCCTGGTGGGCATTCCGTCGTCggcggcggtggtggtggGGGTGGTGGCGGACCGAACTCCTCTGCAGGCGGTGCAGGCGCCGGGGGTCCTACAGGCCCCACGGGTCCAACGGTAGGCGGCGGTGGGGCTGGAGGCCCTACTTCAGCTCCTCCTACTGCTGGATTAACCGGTATACCACACAGCATAGTGAGCGAGCCTGACCCCCGGCCAAGCCCACCTGCACCGAGCCCTCGTTGA